A genomic region of Candidatus Methanomethylicota archaeon contains the following coding sequences:
- a CDS encoding DUF5678 domain-containing protein, with protein sequence MSEAIYESLEITMEDYEKYKGKHVVIYKNKIISEGLSSIEALRKALEKHPELKPEDLEITYIPYGETLII encoded by the coding sequence ATGTCTGAAGCAATTTATGAGAGTCTTGAGATAACTATGGAAGATTATGAAAAGTATAAGGGGAAACATGTGGTAATTTACAAGAATAAGATAATATCTGAAGGGTTAAGTTCAATTGAAGCTTTGAGGAAGGCTCTTGAAAAACATCCTGAACTTAAACCGGAAGATTTAGAAATAACATACATACCATACGGGGAAACATTAATTATTTAA